Below is a genomic region from Telmatobacter sp. DSM 110680.
GGTCTTTTCCACGCCGGAAACGCTGGCCAGGGTCTACGAGGGCTGCCGCTCCGCGGGCATCGGATGCATCGAGTGCAAAGGCTGGGCGGCCGATGCATTGGTGCAGATCCTGAATCCTATCCAGGAACGACGCGCCCGGTACACTCCCGGCGAAGTTGAGGATATCCTCAAGGATGGTTCCGATCGGGCACGCACGCGAGCCGAGCAAACCATGACCGAGGTCCGCGCAGCGATGCAGTTGACCTCGGCAGGAAAATGAGTGATTCAGATAAATCCCCCGAATAGAGATTCAATTTGACCGAACTCGATAAAAATCCGGAGATCGATTCCACCGTTAATCCAGAGTCAGACCCAGCGCCTGATCCGGTAAAGGAACCAACACCTGATCTCGATCCCGTTGAGGACCCCGAGCCAGGCCACCGCGGTCCTGTCAGCGATCCTGAGCCGGGCCCGGAGCCAGAGCCCGACACACCCGAACCTCAACCGGAGTCCCCGCACGGCGACCCGCCATCGAGAGAGCCCGGCATCAATACCGCTCCGCCTTTGGTGCTCACGTCAAGGACTGTCCCCGAAGCAAAGGCCGCAAAAGACGTCGCGCTTGCTAAGCCGAAGAAGCAGGAAGAGGAACCGAATCAATCGCCATTCTCGGTTACTGTCGGCCAGGTGTACGACGGTCCGCTCGACCTGCTGCTCGATCTCATTCGCAAACAGGACATCGACATCTACGACATCCCGATTGCGAAGATCACAGCGCAGTTTCTGGCCTACGTCGACAAACTTAAGGCGACCGACATGGATGTGGCGGGCGACTTCATCTACACCGCCTCGCTCCTCATCCACATCAAGAGCAAGATGCTGTTGCCGCGCGCGCCTGCCGGACCTGATGATGCCGCCGACGATCCGCGCCGCGAACTGGTTGAACGTTTGCTCGAACACGAGCGCTTCAAGAACGCCGCCCAGATGCTGCAGCAGAAGCAAATGCTCGAAGCTGCTACTTGGTCCAATCCGGGCGTGCGCGAATTCAAAGACGATGCCGCGGCTGAACCGGAGATTGCCGCCGACACCGTCGACCTGGTCCGAATCTTCCGCGACATTCTCGAACGCGCGCGCAAGCGGCCCACCTTCAACGTGCAGGACGACTCCGTCACTGTCGGCCAGATGATCCAGTTCCTCACCCGGCGCCTTTCGATGGAAGACAGGCCACTCGCACTTCGTAAATTGCTCAGCCACTCCAAATCTTCACGCGCACTGGTCGCCATGTTTCTTGCTTTGCTCGAACTAGTGCGACTGCAGGCTATCCTTCTTCGGCAGGACCGGGCGTTCTCAGAAATTTTTATCAAGAAGAGTTCCGGGTTCGATAGCGTAGTGAATGAAGGGCTGACCAACTCCACTGACGATTGGCGGTAAAGCTAAATGCGGCCTATCAAGGCGCAACGTTTGCCGCGCAATTCTCTCTCGATCCATGTCGAGTTTTCTAATCTTTCCGCTCGCAAGAAAACACGCTACCACCCGGTTGCATGTTTTTCAGCTCAAAATTTGAGCAACCGTTCGGCTGCGCTTCCTGACAGCGACTCTCAACGCAAATTTCACTCCCAAATTGCGCGGTCATCTTTGTTGCAGCGTTGTTGAAGAATGGGTGCAATTAGCGCAGATATTACAGTGTGGTTAATGAAAAGATTTGATTCATCTAAACCATTGAAGCTAATAAACTTAATATGTGCCTCCGTCGGCTGTTTCAGGCCCATTGAACCCATCCCCCTCCCGTATCTCATGTAAAATCAATCGTGCGAAGCCAGATGGATGGCAACGCGCATCAAACAACTGAGGTACGTATTTCGGTTGTTGGGGTTTTATGCAATCCTTTTTTGATTGTCCCTCCTGCTGCGATCTCAGATCGTTCCATCCCCATTTCAATCAAGAATTCTTAGCCGATTCCGCGTCGGTCTGCATCATAATGCGCCGCGAATCGTTTGTCGCAATCGGAGAGATCTGATGGCTGCAACGACGGCAACTGCTTTACGCAGACCCTCGCTACTCGACCGCAAGCTGAAAGGCCGGCCGAGCAAAGCCGGCATCCTCGCATTCCTTGCGGCGCTTGCAACAGGCATCGTCTACATCGTTTTTCACGTAGCCCACGATCTTGATGCAGCCTCGATCACCAGCTATGCACCGTACGCGATGCTCGGATTGGCTTTGGTAATAGCCCTTGGTTTTGAATTCGTCAACGGATTTCATGACACCGCCAACGCGGTCGCTACCGTTATATATACCCACTCGCTAGAGCCAAACGTCGCCGTGGTGTTGTCAGGTATCTGTAATCTCGCGGGGGTGCTGTTGTCATCCGGCACAGTGGCCTTCGCCGTCATCACACTCCTGCCCGTTGAGTTGATTCTGCAAGTGAGTTCAGGCGCAGGATTCGCCATGGTCTTTGCGTTGCTTATCGCGGCGATCCTCTGGAACCTCGGGACTTGGTGGCTTGGCCTGCCGGCTTCCAGTTCGCACACCATGGTCGGCTCCATCATCGGCGTAGGAATTGCGAACCAGTTATTGATGCCGCATACCGGGACCTCGGGAGTCGACTGGGAGCAGGCCATGAAGGTTCTTAAGGCCCTCCTGATCTCCCCGGTCGTTGGATTCGTTCTTGCCGGCATGCTTATCCTCATCGCCAAACAGGTGGCCAAGTTTCCGTCGCTCTACGAAGCACCGAAAGACAACATGCCGCCGCCCATGCCGATTCGAGCGCTCATGGTCCTTACCTGCACCGGCGTCAGCTTCTTCCATGGATCTAATGACGGGCAAAAGGGCATGGGTTTGATCATGCTCATCCTCATCGGCACGGTGCCGACTGCCTACGCGCTGAACCACGCTGTAAGCCCGGCGCAGACGCAAGCATTCATCGTGTCATCGCAGCAAGCCGGAAGCATCCTTGATCGCCATGTCGACTCAAAAGGGATCCTCGGTGCCGATGCGCGCGCAACGGTGACCGACTACATCCGCACCAAGCAGTTACAGCCCGATACAATCCTGGCGCTGCGCGAATTGGTGGAAGATATCGGCCACGAAGTTGCGCTCTACAAAGAATTCAAAGCTGTTCCGCCACAGGAGCAGGCCAACGTCCGCAATGACATGTACGTGGCCAGCGAAGCGCTCCGCCTGATGATCAAGGCCGACAATCCCGCTTTCACAGCAGATGAAAAAGCCGCACTCAACGGCTACAAAGACAAGGTGGATCACGCCACCAAGTTCATTCCGTCCTGGGTTAAAGTCGCAGTTGCACTCTCCCTGGGGCTTGGCACCATGGTTGGTTGGAAGCGCGTTGTCGTAACCGTGGGTGAGCGCATCGGCAAGGACCACCTCACATATGCTCAGGGTGCAAGCGCCGGCCTGGTCGCCATGGGAACCATCTTCGCGGCCGACAAGTTCGGGCTGCCGGTAAGCACCACGCACATCCTCAGCTCCGGTGTGGCAGGAACGATGTGTGCCAATGGAAACGGCCTCCGCTTCTCGACCGTCCGCAACATTGCCGCCGGCTGGGTCTTTACGTTACCGGCCGCGGCGCTGCTTTCGGGCGTCCTCTACTGGGCCTTCCGGCACATCAGCTAGAAGCTCCTTCTGAAACCCTTACGGCTGCGCTTTGTGCGCGGCCGTTTTCGTGCTTCCTCCTGTCCCTCTCAGGGACCCAGCAAATTCATCTCGGCTTCATCTCGCATTCATCTAAGTTGGATATTCCTTGCTCGTCTGGCGAGTTTTGCTCCCCTGCACCAGGACAAAATCAAAACGAAATCTGGAGTGTCCACCCATGGCCGAATTGGCAACCGCTATTGCAGCCCGCCCCCCCGCTGCCGCATTGCTCGATAAAAAAATGCATAAGTCGCACGCCATGATCAGCGGCGCGGTCGTTCTTATCGCCTTAGTGGTTGGCGTCTGGTTCATCGCCACACACATCTCCCAAGATTTCAGCGGTGTGGCTTTGGGTAGCGCGTGGCCCTACGTCCTGTTAATCGTCGCTCTGCTCATCGCACTCGGCTTCGAATTCGTCAACGGCTTTCATGACACCGCGAATGCCGTAGCGACCGTCATCTACACCCACTCGCTCGAGCCAAACATCGCGGTGGTGTGGTCGGGGATGTGCAACCTGGCCGGCGTGCTCACCTCCAGTGGGACTGTCGCTTTCACCGTCATTACGCTACTGCCGGTTGAACTGATTTTGCAGGTGAGCTCCGGCGCCGGATTCGCCATGGTCTTCGCGCTCCTCATTGCTGCAATTATCTGGAATCTGAGCACGTGGTGGTTCGGCCTTCCCGCTTCCAGTTCGCACACCATGGTTGGTTCCATCATCGGAGTCGGACTGGCAAATCAATTGATGAATGCTCACAGTGGAACCTCGGGCGTCGACTGGGAGCAGGCGACCAAAGTCTTCAAAGTCCTGCTCATCTCGCCCATCGTCGGCTTCGGTGCGGCTGCCCTCTTGTTCCTGCTTGCGAAGGCGACCATCAAGTATCCGGGACTTTACGAAGCGCCCAAAGGCAGCACCCCTCCCCCATGGCCCATTCGCGCGTTGCTCGTACTCACGTGCACCGGCGTCAGCTTTTTCCATGGTTCAAACGACGGGCAAAAGGGAATGGGCCTGATCATGCTGATTTTGATCGGCACGGTTCCCACAGCGTACGCGCTGAATCACGCGGTCTCAAAGTCTGACGTACAGCAATTCATCGCAGCATCCGATAACGCGGGTAAGGTTCTCGATAAGCACGTCGATAAAGCCGGCCTGCTCGGCGCAGACGCCCGCACAACCGTAACTGACTACATCCGCACCAAGCAGCTACAGCCCGACACCATGCTCGCACTGCGCGAGCTGGTTGAGGATCTCAGCCACGAAGTCGCGTTTTACAAAGAGTTCAAAGCAGTTCCCGCAAACCAGCAGACCAACGTGCGCAACGACATGTACGTGGCCAGCGAGGCAATCCGCCTCATGCAAAAGAATCACAACCCTGCGTTTACCGCGCAGGAAAACGCCGTACTAACCCTCTACAAATCCAAGGTCGACAAGGCCACCAAGTTCATTCCCACCTGGGTAAAAGTCGCTGTAGCCCTGGCTTTGGGAATGGGCACGATGGTCGGCTGGAAACGAATCGTGGTCACCGTTGGCGAAAAAATCGGTAAGGAGCACCTTACTTACGCACAAGGCGCCACCGCCGAGCTGGTCGCCATGGCCACCATATTCGCAGCAGATAACTTTGGCTTGCCAGTGAGCACCACGCACGTACTCAGTTCGGGAGTAGCTGGCACGATGGCCGCCAATCGAAGCGGTCTTCAGATGTCGACGCTCCGCAACATTGCCGCAGCTTGGGTGTTCACTCTCCCAGTGGCGGCATTACTGTCCGGTTCCCTGTTCTGGCTCTTCCGTCATTTCGCGTAGAGCTAGTCCGCAAGTTGCCTTGGTTTCGTTTCTGAGCGAAGGGCGTCCGGTTTCCCGGGCGCCCTTTCTTTTTCTCAATGCGGATCGTCGTGCTTCTGTGGACGCATATACCTCTCCGGTCCAGTACCATACATAAGGTACTGATTGCTGCATGAGCCTGAAATCCAAGCTGGAAGCCGTTATTTACGCCGCCGAAGAGCCGGTCACCCTGACCCAGCTCGCCACCCTGTTTGGCGCTGAAGCGCTGGAATGGAAGGCGGCAGAGCAAGCCGCCGCTGCACAGAAAGCGGAGGCAGACGCAGCTGCAACCGTAATCGATCCCTCTCAGCCGATGATTGCAGAGGGGTTGGAGTATCTCGACCTGCGCACGGAGGACGGCCACCTGTTGGAGCAGCCTGGATTTGCCGTCCTGCCCGAAGCAGAAGCCACCTTCACATCCTCTACTGAACCTCAATCCGAGACCGTCGCGGAAGAAGTCGGTTCGGCCGCACTAGAGGAAGCCCAGCCTGAACCGAGCGAATCCGCACCGGACGTTGCAGCTCAACCGGATCCTGAAGCCGAAGCGAAGCGCGCAGCCCGTCAGCGCGATCGCGAGATTAAGGCAATTCTTCGCCAGTTAATCGATGAACTCATCACTTATTACGCCTCCGACGATCGCGGCGTTGAGATTCGCGAGATTGCCGGCGGTTACCGCATGGCAACCAAGCCAGAGTGCCACGACGCTGTGCGCATGTTCATCAAGAGCCTGAAGCCGGCGATGAAGCTGTCCTTGCCGGCGCTTGAAACACTGGCAGTGATCGCCTATAAGCAGCCCGTAACCGCCCCCGAAGTCAACGAGATTCGCGGTGTGGATTCATCAGGCGTCTTTGGCTCGTTGCTGGCACGAAAGCTCATCACCACCGCCGGTCGCAAACAAGTCATCGGCCGACCGATCCTCTACAAGACGACCAAAGAGTTCTTGATGCGTTTTGGTTTGAAGGATGTCGCCGAGCTGCCGTCGATGGATGAATTTGAGAAGATGGCCAGCGAACTTGAAGAGGTCGAGCCGGTAGCGGTAGACGAAGGCGATGCCGCAACGGCCGCATACGAGGCTGAAGGCACTGACGGGCCTGAATTAGACGAGAACGCACCGGAAGAGCCGGATAATGATTCGCCACAACCGGCTGAAAATACCGCGCAGACTCCGGCGGCCGTGAGCGAGACCAACGAAAATATGGAACCGGCTGAATAGTCGCCGTCTCTCCGCACCAGCCCGAGCCTGCCGAGCCTGACCTCCAACGCAGCAGGCAGAACCGAGATTTTCCCATGAGCGACGATGTGCGCCCCGATGAAAACCAACCTGAACTGGATCCCGCGTCAGAGGCAGAAGAAGCAACCGCCGCTGCGGCGAGCGATACGTTCGAGCAGGCAAGCGATGCTGAATCGGAACCGATTGCTGACGACGCTGACGCTGCCGGTGTCAACACGCCGGAAGAGGACGAACAGATTGACGCCATCGCCGAGCCGGAACTACCCGGCAAGCTTGAACGCCTGCAGAAGATTCTTGCCCAGGCAGGAGTCGCCAGCCGCCGCCACGCGGAGAACCTGATCACGGAAGGCCGCGTGCAGGTAAACGGCAAGGTCATCACCGAATTAGGCACCAAGGCAGATGCTGCCCGGGATCATATCCGCGTCGACGGCAAGCTGCTGCAAGGGTCTGAGCGCTTGCGCTACTTCATGCTCAATAAGCCGAGAGGATTCGTCACTACGGTCAGCGATCCTGAAAAGCGACCGACAGTCATGGAGTTCTTCGCCAAGTTACGTGAACGCCTCTATCCCGTTGGCCGGCTGGACTACTTGAGCGAAGGCCTCCTGCTGGTGACAAACGACGGCGATTTGGCTAACAAACTCACAAAAGCCGCCTCAGGGGTACAAAAGACCTACCTGGTCAAAGTCAGCGGCGAACCCACCGAAGAAGAACTGGATCGCCTGCGGTCTGGCGTAGCCATTGAACGCGGCAAACCGGGCTCTGGTCGTGTCCATACAGCGCCCGCGCAAATTCGCAAGGTCCGCCAAGGCGACAATCCCTGGTACGAAGTCGTCATCATCGAAGGCCGTAACCGCGAATTGCGCAAGATGTTCGAGGAGATCGGACATTACGTAGAAAAGATTCGCCGCGTAGGCTACGGCCCGCTGGTGCTCGATGTCGAGCCCGGCAAAATGCGCGAACTTGAGCCGGAAGAGTTGGAGGATCTGCGCAAAGCCGCCGATGGCAAGCTGAAACCGAAGCTGAAGGATATCCGCCGAAAGAAGGCAATGGATGCGCAGTTGCCGACGGTGAAGCCGACGCTGAGGCGTCCGCAAGCCTTTGAGCCATCCACCGAACGTCCAGCTTTTTCACCGAAGCGAGAGTTCCCGCCGAAGAAGCAGTATGGCACCGACCGTCCCACCCGCCCCGCGCGACCCTCCGGCGAGGGATTCCGTCCAAAACCCGGTTTCGCAGAAAAGGGTCCAGGCAGTTTTGGATCTCAGCGCCCCGGATTTCAGCGTGCCGGCTCCTCACGGTCCGGCCCTCCGAGATCTGGCCCACCGAAATTCGGCACTGACCGTCCGGCATGGAAGAAGGATGACCGCACAGCCCGTCCCCCGGCTCGTTTTGGAGAACGTCCTCCTCGCACTGAACGACCAGCACAATTTGAATCGAGACCTGCGCGTCCCGACCGGCCAACCGGCGGATTTGCGGGAGCTCGCCGTCCTGAGGGGGGTCGCCCATTTGAGAAGAAGCCGTGGAAGAAGCCCGACACCGACCGTCCGGCATTCAAACCACATCCAAAACCTCGTCGTGAAGCTGTTCACGAGAGCGAAGATACTAGGCTGTCCAGACCTTCGAAGCTGCACATTGAAGCTGTCGAACCAGAACGCGAATCGACTTTTCGCCCCAGCACCTCGCGCCCTCCGACCGGCCGTCCATCGGCAGGCCGTCCTCCGTTTCGTGGAGTTCCTGCTGACCGGCCCCGCGGCGGTCGTACCGGTGAACGCGTTGTAGGCCAAAGCCGTCCCGGTCAGTTCCGCCCGAGATTAGATCAACCAGGGCAAGACAGGCCGAGACAAGATCGGCAAAGACCGGACCGGCCGATGTCTGACCGTCCGCGCCTTGATCGTCCCAAGTTCGATCGCCCCAAGTTCGACCGGGCAAGTGGCCCGCGTCCGTCCGCAGGCCCCGGCCGCACCGGTGCAAGGGAGTTTGGCGAAGGCCGTCCCCCGCGCGCAGCAGGTACTCGGCCCTTCACCACCAGCAGCGGCAAACCTCGTGCAGGCGGCGCGCGACCCAGCAACAAACGCGCGGCGGCGGGAGCACCCGGCAAACCCGCGTGGAAGCCTAAAACAGGTGGATCCGGCAGACCGGCGTCCGGCGGTCGTCCGAGTCCGGCGTTTGGCGCCCGACCCGGGGGCTTCTCAAAGTCTGGACCCGGCTTCAAGGGCAAATCAGGTGGCGCAAGAAAGCCAGCTGGTGGGCCAAGATCCGGGGGACCAAGGCCCGGCGGCAAACCCGGGGGGAAGAAGCGCGGTTAGATCGCAACCCCAGAATCGGTTTGCGGATGCCATGCCTTCCCATCGCATGCTAGATTGAGTGCCTAACTAGCTGAATTAATTAGCCGGCGGCATCAATCTTCGAGGCAGTAAGGAAGCCCTCATGGCAAACGCGTTCAATCGAGACATTTTGGTCCAGGCACAGGACCCGAAAAGTGCCGCGTCCTTCTATGTCGACGTTCTTGGCTTCGAAGTTACGGGCGAAGAACCGAATATGATCAGCCTGCACGGAAGGCATATCAGTCTTTTCATCGAACAGGGTCCTCCGCTGGGCCCAGTTCTCGAGGTGATCGTGGATTCAGTAGAAGCCGCCAAACGTCGCCTCCTCGCCAAGGGCTGCAAGATCGTAAAGGACGAGCCGGATTTCCCCCGCTGCTACATTCGCGACCCCTATGGCCTGACCTACAACCTCACCAGCAGCGCTCACGAATAAATGCAACCAGACAGTTGCCCAAATCTTCGAATGAGCTTATCATGCAACCTTGAGGTTGCCTATGTCCAGCGACAAGATTGAGAAGCGCATCGAACTCAAGGCACCGGTTTCACGCGTCTGGCGCGCCCTCACCGATTATCGCGAGTTTGGCGATTGGTTCAAGGTCAAGCTGGACAGCCCTTTCTCCGCAGGCCAGATCTCCCGCGGCCAGATCACCTACCCGGGCTACGAACACCTCACATGGGAGGCGCGCATCGAGAAGATGGAACCGGAACGTCTCTTCTCCTTCACCTGGCCTCACGTCCAATCGTTTGAAAAGACCGACGCGCCGACCGACTACACCGGCGCTCCCCGCACGCTCGTCGAATTTCGACTGAAACCGATTGCGGACGGTACACTGCTGACACTCACCGAGTCCGGCTTCGACAGCATTCCCGCCGACTGGCGCCCCGAGGCATTCCGCAGGAACGACGGCGGCTGGACCGAACAGATGAGGAATATCGAGAGCCATGTCACACAAAATCCGTAAGCGCATTACCGCCAAACCGAAGGCCCGGGCGCGCGTATTTGCCGCGCTCGGCGACAAAACCCGCCTGGCCCTGGTAGCCAAGCTTTGCTCCGGCGAGCCATCCTCAATCGCGCAGCTATCTGACGAATCAAAGCTTACCCGCCAGGCCATCACAAAGCATCTGGGAGTGCTGGAGCGCGCCGGAATCGTCCGCAGTTCACATGCAGGACGGGAGCGCATCTTCCAGTTCGATCCCGAACCGATCGAAAGCCTCCAGGCTTACCTGGCCTCCGTCTCTAAACAGTGGGATCAGACGCTTGCCCGGCTCAAAGCGCATGTAGAGAAGTGATTTCGGCCGGACACTTCAGAGAGATGGCATGATCGCGTGAAGAAGATTCGCCCCAACCTGAAGTACCGGGACGCTTGGGAAGCCTACGATCGCAGGTGGGTACTCGCCTGGGTCGGCACGGCGGCATTTGCCCTGGCCTTCCTATTCACGGTAGCCGGAGCGCGCGGGGAGACCAGCCCTCTCCCGTTGATCGGCGCTGTTCTGCTGTTCTTCGTGCTATATCTTCGCTTCATGCTGTGGCGCTGTCCTCGCTGCGGACACATCTTCTCCATCCCGGGCATCAAGAGCCTTGCTCGCGGAAGCGAATGTCAGAGCTGTCACCTTCCCCGATTGAAGGTCTAACTTCACTCAGAAGCGGCCTCGAAACAAATTCAGGGGCTCGCGCATCTCATAGACATGAGCATCGAAAAAGCGACATTTGGAGCAGGCTGTTTCTGGGGCGTCGAAGTGGCATTTGCCTCGATTCCCGGCGTTACTGCCACTGCCGTCGGCTATGAGGGCGGCAAACTCGACAAGCCCACCTACCGCGACGTCTGTACCGACCAGACCGGCCACGCCGAGGTAGTCGAACTCGAATTCGACCCTGACAAAGTCAGCTATGAGAAGCTTCTGGACGCGTTCTTTGAGCTGCATGACCCGACCACCAAGGACCGCCAGGGCCCTGACTGGGGCTCACAGTATCGCTCCGCCATCTTCTTCCACTCCCCCGAGCAGGAGCAGCAGGCCAAGGCAAAGATCGAGCAACTAACGGCTTCCGGCCAGTTCGCGCCCAAGCGCATTGTCACCAAGGTCGAGCCAGCCCAGACATTCTGGCGCGCGGAAGAATATCACCAGAAATACCTGGAGAAGCGCGGCCAGGCCAGCTGCCATATTTAAGACAGTTCCGAGTTCGTAGCTCAGAGTTGCAATGGTGGACATTTCCGGCGAACACAACTAAGAACTACGAAGTGATGACTTGTTTATTGCTTCCCCTGTCCGAGCCGCCACGCCTTGATGTACTTCCAATGGATGTACACCGAGTGATTGATGTGCAGAATCAACCCCTCGCGCCCATCCAGAAACCCCAGTCTGAAAATGTAGTTATACAAAAACGTTGCCGCCGGATTGAGCACCGCATTCCACAAGAACGCGGGGAACGATCTACTATCTTTGCCGCGATTGTGCAACAACTGCGCAATCTCTGAGCTGTAGCGATTCATGTGTTCCAGATAAATGCCCATCGTGGGATAGGCGTAATGCAGCATGTCGCCGCGCATCTTGCCTCGCCGACCTGCAAACTGAGGCGTTGAATGCGGACCCACGCCTTCGCTCAGCCGCGCCGCGCCGCGCTTGAAGAGCCTCAGCTTGTGATCCGGGTAGAACCCGCCATGCCGGATCCACTTGCCGAAATACAAATTCAATCGCGGAATCCAATAGGCATCGAACTTCGGTTCGCCCGCCAGCAAGTTGCGAATCTCCTGCTGCAATTCCGGCGTAAGCACCTCATCGGCATCGAGCAGCAAAGTCCAGTCACTGGTACACAGATCAAGCGCCACGTTTTTCTGTTCGCCGTGCCCGCCAAATGCGTGATAGCTGGTCTTCGCCCCAAAGGATTGCGCAATTTCAATCGTGCGATCGCGCGAGCCGGAGTCGACAACGATGATCTCATCCGCCCAATTCACGCTCTCCAGCGTCCGAGGCAGATTCGCCTCCTCGTTCATGGCGATCATTGCAATCGAGAGAGTCTTGCGGCGGGGGGGCATCACACCGAAGGATAAATCACGGCTAGCCGCCGAGCCCGATCTTAGGCCACACAGCGCGCAATACGGTTAAAACCGAATCGTCACGCCCTGCTCGCACATATCCGTCAGCACCGACAGTAGATTCGTGATTCCCAGAAGCTGGCGAATGCGTGGTCCGATATTGACCAGCACGAGGCAGCTTCCGCCCGTCTTCGCTGACGCATAGAGGCGCACGATCGTTCCAAGTCCCATGCTATCCATCTGCTTCAGATCGGTCAGGTCCAGCACAATGCGCTTGGTGTCGGGGATCAGGGCTCGGACTTTGGAGGTGAGCACATCGCAAACGCCCAACACCAGTTTGCCGTGGCACTTCACGGTTGCGACATCGCCATTGCGTTCAACGTCGAGCGTCAGGGGAGAGACGGCTGCGATTTCAGGCATTCAGTTTTCCTTCGAGAGAGATCGGAACGGGGACCGGAGAATGGCTGGATTCTCTCACAATCCTCAAGGGCAGCGAAACCGAAAAGGGGGTTCTGCTACACACAAATTCTGATCTTCATCAACGCTGCCAGTCAGCGCGTCCCGAGAGAGCTCCGCAGCGGAAGTTGGATCGTGGGATCCAGAGCAATTTGCTTGATGCGATGTCCCGAGGCGCAAGTCAACCCGTCCCAAAGCCACTTGGCAGGCTCCATCTCTTCAGGAGACACTCCCTGTTCAATCTTCAGGAAAAATGGAACGCGAGCTGTGCAGCTATCCTCCACGCAATGCAACCAATTCAGCAACACCGTATTCCCGCTGTTGGGCGAATGCATGATTCTGTGGCGTGTGTCGTATCCCTGGCAGGCTCGAAACATTGAGTAACTGCTAATGTGGTTGCAATTGACGCACACCGTCGCAATCGAACGAGCATCGATCTTCCGCGCATCCGGGTTGCCAAACGGCGACCCAATGCGATCGTTGGGCAATAGAACAGGATGCCCACACCACGCGCAGTAGAAGCAGCAATGAGGTACGGAGCAGCTAGGCGTTTCGATAACAGCGCCCACGGTCTTGACTGGCAGCGCCGGGGTCAATTCCTTTTCTGCAGTTTCCACCCCCGGAAAGATTTGGGGTCTCTGCATCACAAGGACATATCCGCTTTCGTCGAAAAGCAATTTTCTCATCGTCCACCTCCACTGCTTCTTGATGAGTTGGATGCGCCCATCTTTGCTGCCTTCCCCATAAGTGTTA
It encodes:
- a CDS encoding VOC family protein, translating into MANAFNRDILVQAQDPKSAASFYVDVLGFEVTGEEPNMISLHGRHISLFIEQGPPLGPVLEVIVDSVEAAKRRLLAKGCKIVKDEPDFPRCYIRDPYGLTYNLTSSAHE
- the msrA gene encoding peptide-methionine (S)-S-oxide reductase MsrA, whose product is MSIEKATFGAGCFWGVEVAFASIPGVTATAVGYEGGKLDKPTYRDVCTDQTGHAEVVELEFDPDKVSYEKLLDAFFELHDPTTKDRQGPDWGSQYRSAIFFHSPEQEQQAKAKIEQLTASGQFAPKRIVTKVEPAQTFWRAEEYHQKYLEKRGQASCHI
- a CDS encoding STAS domain-containing protein; protein product: MPEIAAVSPLTLDVERNGDVATVKCHGKLVLGVCDVLTSKVRALIPDTKRIVLDLTDLKQMDSMGLGTIVRLYASAKTGGSCLVLVNIGPRIRQLLGITNLLSVLTDMCEQGVTIRF
- a CDS encoding glycosyltransferase family 2 protein gives rise to the protein MPPRRKTLSIAMIAMNEEANLPRTLESVNWADEIIVVDSGSRDRTIEIAQSFGAKTSYHAFGGHGEQKNVALDLCTSDWTLLLDADEVLTPELQQEIRNLLAGEPKFDAYWIPRLNLYFGKWIRHGGFYPDHKLRLFKRGAARLSEGVGPHSTPQFAGRRGKMRGDMLHYAYPTMGIYLEHMNRYSSEIAQLLHNRGKDSRSFPAFLWNAVLNPAATFLYNYIFRLGFLDGREGLILHINHSVYIHWKYIKAWRLGQGKQ
- a CDS encoding SRPBCC family protein, whose protein sequence is MSSDKIEKRIELKAPVSRVWRALTDYREFGDWFKVKLDSPFSAGQISRGQITYPGYEHLTWEARIEKMEPERLFSFTWPHVQSFEKTDAPTDYTGAPRTLVEFRLKPIADGTLLTLTESGFDSIPADWRPEAFRRNDGGWTEQMRNIESHVTQNP
- a CDS encoding metalloregulator ArsR/SmtB family transcription factor; its protein translation is MSHKIRKRITAKPKARARVFAALGDKTRLALVAKLCSGEPSSIAQLSDESKLTRQAITKHLGVLERAGIVRSSHAGRERIFQFDPEPIESLQAYLASVSKQWDQTLARLKAHVEK